The following DNA comes from Miscanthus floridulus cultivar M001 chromosome 5, ASM1932011v1, whole genome shotgun sequence.
gtcagattccaacggctacgaagctgaccggacgctccgatcaaaactgaccggacgctgaaggcccagcgtccggtcgtttccagtaagctcccgagcatgaccggacgcgttcggtcgaatgcgatcggacgcagccagcgtccggtcacattccagctattgtgtcaccgtacgtcagcgtgaccggacgcagcctgccagcgtccagtgcattcagatccagcgtccggtcagttgaccgacgctggcatctttgcgaccaactcgttttcacttctaacttcttcacccttgctccaatgagctaatcaccaagaattttgcatccggcgcaatagaaaatagacatttcatttttccaaacccatctcaaccctgcaaacaccttgtgcacatgtgttagcatattttcacaaatgttatcaagggtgttagcactccactagatcctaaatgcatatgcaataagttagagcatctagtggcactttgataaccgcattccgatacgagtttcacccctcttaatagtacggctatcaaacctaaatgtgatcacactctctaagtgtcttgatcaccaaaacaaaatagctcctatggtttatacctttgccttgagctttttgtttttctctttcttcatttcaagtttaagcccttgatcatcgccatgacatcaccattgtcatgctatgatcttcattagcttcttctacttgaagtgtgctacctatgtcatgatcacttgataaactaggttagcacttagggtttcatcaattcaccaaaaccaaactagagctttcactcgaAGATCGCTGGAGGCGTCTACCTNNNNNNNNNNNNNNNNNNNNNNNNNNNNNNNNNNNNNNNNNNNNNNNNNNNNNNNNNNNNNNNNNNNNNNNNNNNNNNNNNNNNNNNNNNNNNNNNNNNNTCGATGTGGTTGTGCTTGTGCTCATCATCAAGGTCCAAGAGACGCCAGTGAAGAGGCTGTGCAAGACGCACAACATCATCACGGTGAACGGGCAGTACCCGGGGCCGACGCTGGAGGTCAGGGAGGGCGACACGCTCGTGATCAACGTCGTCAACCGGGCGCAGTACAACGTCACCATCCACTGGTACGGAATACACCCTTCGCTGTTCGTTCTCACTTTCTCAACCATCCTCCGGGCTGTCTCGATCATGTGGTCCTGTCGATCAATGCGCGTGCTTCTGTTCTTACTGCATGGTGTCATGGTGTGCGCAGGCACGGCATTCGGCAGATGAGGACTGGATGGGCGGACGGGCCGGAGTTCGTGACGCAGTGCCCCATCAAGCCCGGCGGCAGCTACAAGTACCGGTTCACCATCGAGGGGCAGGAGGGCACGCTGTGGTGGCACGCGCACAGCTCCTGGCTCAGGGCCACCGTCTACGGCGCGCTCATCATCCGCCCCAGGGAGAACAAGACCTACCCCTTCGCCAAGCCCTCGCGCGAAGTCCCCGTCATCCTCGGTCTGCACCcggcctcttcttcttcttctacttGCTTTTGCATCTCCTCTACTCGTTTGTTGTTTCTGTTTCATTCACGTCTAATCTGACCAACCAATGACAACGTAACGGAGTACTACTAGTTACTGAAACTCTTGACGGTGTTGGATCGATGGGCAGGCGAGTGGTGGGATGCGAACCCGATCGACGTCATCCGGGAGGCGCAGAAGACGGGCGGCGGTCCAAACGTCTCCGACGCGTTCACCATCAACGGCCAGCCCGGCGACCTGTTCAAATGCTCCCAGAAAGGTACGTACCTCATCTCGCATGCCCATGCATGTTTGGGTTCGTGCATGTTACACGAAGTCACGGACACGCACAAACCCTGCACGAAACAGCATATCATCCATGCTCAACTCCTTTGGCATTAATGCGTCTTTACTTTGCTCGGCAATCGGTATGCAGAGACGACGGCCATTCCGGTGAAGGCCGGCGAGACGGCGCTGCTGCGGTTCATCAACGCCGCGCTCAACCACGAGCTGTTCGTCACCATCGCGCAGCACAAGATGACGGTGGTCGCCACCGACGCGTCCTACACAAAACCCTTCACCACCTCGGTGCTCATGATCGCGCCGGGCCAGACCACCGACGTCCTCGTCACCATGGACCAGGCGCCCACCCGGTACTACATCGCCGCGCGCGCCTACGTCTCCAGCCAGAACGTGGCCTTCGACAACACCACCACCACGGCCATCATCGAGTACGACTGCGGTTGCGCCTCCGACTTCGGCCCCAAGATACAGCCGGCGTTCCCGGCGCTCCCGGACTTCAACGACACCGGCACCGCCACCGCCTTCGCCGCGGGGATCAAGAGTCCCAACAGGGTCAAGATCCACGAGAACGTCGACGAGTACCTCTTCTTCACCGTCGGCCTCGGCCTGTTCAACTGCAAGCCGGGCCAGCTCTGCAAGGGGCCCAACAATAACACCCGCTTCACGGCCAGCATGAACAACGTCTccttcgtcttccccaagaccgacTCCCTCCTCCACGCGCACTACTACAAGACCCCCGGCGTCTTCACCACCGACTTCCCGGCGTACCCGCCGGTGCAGTTCGACTACACGGCGCAGAACGTCAGCCAGGCACTGTGGCAGCCGGTCCCCGGGACCAAGCTGTACCCGCTCAGGTTCGGTTCCGTGGTGCAAGTCGTCCTGCAGGACACCAGCATCGTCACGCCGGAGAACCACCCCATCCACATCCATGGCTACGATTTCTTCATCCTCGCCGAGGGTTTCGGCAACTTCGACCCCAAGAAGGACGTCGAGAAGTTCAACTACGTCGACCCGCCGCAGCGGAACACCGTGGCGGTGCCTGTCAACGGCTGGGCAGTCATCCAGTTCGTCGCCGATAACCCAGGTGTGTGGATCATGCATTGCCATCTGGACGTGCACATCACCTGGGGTCTGGCAATGGCTTTCCTAGTGGAGGACGGGTACGGCGAACTGCAGTCACTGGAGCCGCCCCCAGTTGATCTTCCCATGTGCTAATGATCAGCAGAAGATACTGTGTTGAGGAATTGGAAGTCTGTTCACGTTGAATGTTAATTGTGACTTTTTTGGGGCGATTATTCGTGATCTTAAATTCTAGGGGACTTGATTTTCCAGCTTGTTTTGAAGTTCTCCACTGTAAATCTATGTATGACATTCAGCATATTATTTGAGAATAAATTATTTCTTTGTATGATTGTCTACCGAAAGAACCAATCTGAGATGTGCAACAGCAAAATTAAACACTGTTCTTTAAGAAAAATTCAAGATTGATGACTGCAAGCATGAGGTATAagaaaattcagaaccattaTTCAATACCTATGAAAGACAATTTAAGATGGAGGGATTGCAACTAATATAACCCATTGTTAGCAAAAAGTGGAGCTGACGCCTCCAACTCAGATAAAATAGAAACATACTAATTGTACTAACAATTAAAAAACCTATTCAGTTAAAAACAATTTAAAAAACTGAGACCAAACTGATCCCCAACCTGAAAGCGAGCTTCAGACTTCAGAATCACGCCGCCCAACCACCAAATTCTTTACCTATGAATTAGACATCACCCCTGATACAATCAGATCATGACAGTCCATATCAGATGATTACTTCCAAACCACATATTCCTTGAAAATGCAAGAAACAAGACCAAATACTCCAATGGTTGGTAAATGCTACCTCCTAAACAAGACAGAATAATGGCTGATTTAGAAAGGATGAGCCACACTATACATAGGCTAAGAATTAGTATACTCATCCATGATCAATACTTACATAAGCAATGCCGTGTGAAAACTAATCTCAATTCTCATTTGATATCTTCTATTATAGCTAGGTCAACTACCACGCTGGGATCCAAGTATCCTACTACGTTGATTTGGCATCTAATATAAGCAATCTTAAACAACATCCAGAGAGTACAATATCTGTCAGCTTATCATGAGTTACAGTCATGGGTCATTCAAACAGACAAGACCATGAAACTTACCTTCCTGCTAGGTTGGTCCCTCTTTTTTTTTATTAATGAAACCACCTTCACAGATTGACTCATGATGAACTGATGATTGCTGCCTGTACTGATGTAACACAAATACAGTATATTTATTCAGGAATCGGCACTCAACAAGAACGGTATTATTAGCCTGAACGATACTTCAAAACAATTTCAGCATCATATGACAGAAAATTTTTGAACAGACCCCTACTTTTAACTGCAAGCAAGAATTTCAGCAAAAAAAATTAACGCTAAATGTGTTGTTGGGAGATTGAAACAATTTTACTATGATGAATAACTGCAGCTAAGCAAACTTTTGCAATTTTTTTTCCATAGTAAAACACAAGTAGCACTCTCTAAGCTTAGGGCACTAGCTCAATAGCTTTAGGATTACAGATACACATCTCACTCAATGCTTTATGCAAACTTAAGTTTTAGCTGGATGACTACCTTTGCCACAATTTTGGTTCACCCATTTTTTTTGGCCCTATAGGCACCTTCATGTCCTGTAATTTCTGTAAACTCCAGCACAGTTGTAGTGAGTGAAAAAGCTAATAATAGGATGCAATCTATCTGAAATCTTAACTAATGTACAGCTTTACCATTTTAGAGTGTACTCTACTAGTTATGTTTTCTCCAAAACTTATGTTATAAACCTAGCATTGTAATATGATTCAACACAGTACAATATTGCTCAGAACATCAAAACGACAAATATTGCAGACAACATGAAATACTGATCACAGCCCCTAAGCATTCAGAATTGACAATGAATTTTGTACACAAGGATCAAATTTCTAATGAGGCAGAAATAACCAGAGATCCATAAAATTTGTCATGATGTACACATGAATGTAAGAGCACACCAATACATTGTTAGCAATTTGACAATGCTTAATGCTCATTGTCACCAGATTTGGTGAAGTGCAAGAGAAGTACAGCTCTTGCAGATCTTTGCATAATTCCACAAAAAGTACAACAGAAAAATCGGATCCACATCCATAGTTACTCGCAGTGAAGTAACACAGCAAGGAGCTAGTTTCTACAACTTCTGGATCAGACCCCTCTCGATTTTGACTCTAACTGAATTCCCCGAGCACAAGAATCCTACCGGTCCTGGACACATCAAACCCCAGATCCGGGCGACGCGAGGAAGGAGATGAGCCTGCTGGTGGTGTTTCCATTGGACGCAGCGCTCGGATCATCAAGGAAGAGGTCCTCTGGAACGCGGCAGGCGCCGTGCGCGGCGACGATGGTGCCCCCGACAAGCAGCCCGGAGATGATGAGCGAAGCCACGGAGGTGAGGAAGAAGGCGAGCACAGACGCGACGACAAGGCCGAGCAGCGTCTCGCGGTCGGTGAAGGTGCGGCCGAAGAGCACGACGGGCTGGTCGGGGGCGCGGAAGACGTAGAGGAAGCACCAGGCGCCGAGGATgccgaggaggacgaggagggagaaggggtgcGCCAGGAGCGAGGCCGCGAGGGAgaaggcgacgacggcggcgtagTTGACGCGGAAGTAGCCGAGGTTGCGGCGCAGCCGCGAGGTGGCCTCGGAGAGGGAGTCCGGGCGGGAGAAGGCCGACCGGTCCAGCAGCTCCGTCCACGGCCGCCGGTCCGCGAGCGAGCGCCGCGCTGTCTCGGCCAGCCGGCTCACGAAGAGGCGGAAGGCCGGCGTGGCGAGCGCCGCGTCGGAGAGGCCTGTGGCGGAGGACGGCGCGGAGCCGCCGCCGGCAGCCGTGCTGGTCACGGGGAGCAAAGGCGCAGGCGTCGCAGCGGAAGCCATGGTGCCCTGTTTTGCGGAATCTGAGCTGGGGGATTGGCCCGACCTCTACTACGACTACGAGCGGCGGTTTCCTTCGTTTTATGCTTCAGCAGATTGGTGCTTCTATCTATGCCCGTCGCCACTATACAGTGGTTATTACGCGGCTAACACGGGGCCCATATGTCTCGTGCCTAGAACATGGCTTTCCCACGAACGCACGACAACTCCTTGGGGTGCGTTCAGATCTGCAGAAATAATCCGTGGGCCTAGACCTAACTTTGCACTGGGCCATATTGGGCTGCAGGCCTTAATTGGTAGCCCGTGTTGCCATTGAGCTGGGAGGTACAACCCTCGGCCTGGTAACAAAACAAACTAGCAACCGGCCCAAAGAAGCCGAGCCTGGTGTGGTCCGCATCTTGCTTTCGCGTCAATCACGGGCATCTCGTCCTGTCCTCCATCTTTTGCCACCGACGTGACGCCAtgtaagaaaaaaaaatactacttCCTTCATCCCAAATTGAAAGTCAtttcaagaatcttggagagtcaaagttttttaagtttgaccaaatttatataacaaaataataatatttatcataccaagtaagtatcattagattcttcattagttatattttcatattatacctGTTTGATGACATCAATCTTTGTGtttttctctataattttagtcaaacttaaaaaaaattgactctccaaaattcttggaataacttacaatttgggatggagggagtatttcaaCTTATAATTCACTAGCCAGCCAACCAGACTGAAAACCATAAACCCCATGCTGTAACCCTACCTGTCAGCGAACATTTAAATCTCTCCGCTTCGAGAGCGCCGTTGCGCTTGTGCTCACATTTATGCTTTCCCCACCCACCGATCCGGTCCTGCCTTTCTCCTCTCCCGAGGTCACCGCAGTTTTACTGTCCGTTCCCGTTTGTACCTCCGTCACCGAATTCATCCGACCGTCCAAGCGACAAGTCCAGCCTCGCATCCACCGCACGCCGCGAGTTACCGCCCAGCCCTCGAGCATGGGGTACGGTAAATTCTACAACCGGCGTCACAATACTACCCCAACGGCGCCTCCACTCCTGTCCAAGCACTGAGCGGCCATCCTTGTCACTGCCCGATAAACCACCACGGCACCACCATCGCCCCCCGGCCCTCTCCGCCGCAGATTCAAACCCTAGCCGGAACGTCGCACTGATCGACGGGAGGGGAGAGGCGTCCGGCGACCTCGCTCGGCGGCTGATGGCGGAGGACGGCGAGGAGAAGCTGCTCGCCACGGTGCAGCACATCGTTCAGACCCTTGGCCGCACCGACACCATGACGGAGGATATACTCAAGGTCTTCTCCAACTACGACGGCCGCCTCTCGCTCGACAAGCTCTACGCCACGCgcgccgctgcggcggcggccgcaGTCGGAGGGGCTACTGGGGAGCGCTCCGTGCCGGCCTCGCCGCCCATGCCGCCGCCTCCAGTGGCGCCGTCGGCCGCCGCGGCCATGCCCCCGGTGACGTCGCTGGAGCGGACCGTGCGCACGCTGGACCGGCAGATCTCGCAGTTCGTCACCATGGATAGGCTCATATGGGCGGACTCAGCGGACGCGGACGCGTTCCTGGAGGCGGTGGACGACCTCGTCGGCACCGTGCAGGAGCTGGACGCCGCCGGGACAAACCGCGGGCTGCTCGACCGCGCCGACGAGCTGCTGAGCCGGTGCATGGCCCGGCTGGAGGACGAGTTCCGGGCGCTCATCGAGCGCCCCGACGACGCGGCGCCTCAGGTGCCCGGTGGGTTCGGGTCCGATGACAGCGAGGAGGACTACGACGCGGATGACGGCTTTGGCGACGAGCCAATCCCAATCGCGAGGCCCGTCTCGGACTTCGACATCGTCATCGATGCTCTCCCGCCGGGCTCGGTCTCTGATGTTCACCAGATTGCCCGGCGGATGGTGGACGCTGGCTTTGGCCGCGAGTGCGCCGAGGCATACGCGGCCGCACGCCGCGGTTTCATCGACGAGAGCGTCGCTCGCCTCGGCATCCGTTCCCGTACAGCCGACGAGGTCCACTCCTTACCATGGGAGGAGCTCGAGTTCGACATTGCTCGTTGGATCCCAGCATTCAAGATGGTGTTTCGGATCCTAATCCCTAGCGAGCGCCGCCTCTGTGATCGTGTCTTCGAAGGCCTCGCTCCGTACGGCGACCTTGCCTTTGTTGCCGCCGTGCGCACCCAGGCGCTTCAGCTTATTTCATTCGGAGATGCAGTTGCTGCTGCCAGCCGCGCGCCAGAACGGCTCTTCCGTGTTATTGACATGTATGAAGCAGTCCGAGACCTCCTTCCTGACCTCGATCCTGTCTTCTCTGATCCCTACTCTGCAGCTCTTCGTGCTGAGGTATCAGCTGTGTGCAACACTCTTGGCTCCTCAATCAAAGGTATATTCATGGAGCTGGAAAATCTCATCCGCCGTGATCCAGCCCGTGTGGCTGTGCCTGGTGGTGGCATACATCCAATCACTCGGTATGTCATGAACTATCTCCGTGCCGCATGTGGTTCGCGGCAAACACTGGAAGAGGTGATGGAAGGTGACTTGGGTGCTGTTGGCACAGCGGCTATTGCTGTGGACCCTGATCGCCCCACTTCGTCGCTAGCTGTGCACATAGCTTGGATCATGGATGTGCTTCACAAGAATTTGGAGACCAAATCGAAGATATACAGGGATCCACCACTTGCTTCCATATTCTTGATGAATAACGGGAAATACATTATTCACAAGGTGAATGACAGTGAGCTTGGGGTTTTGCTTGGTGATGAATGGATGAAACAGATGATGAGCAGGGTGCGCAGGTGGAGTATGGAGTATCAGCGTGGGGCCTGGGCAAAGGTCATATCAGTGCTGCAGACTGGAGGTCCTGGCGTTGGCAGTATCACTGCAAAGTCCATGCTTCAGAAAATGCAGATGTTTAACAGCTACATGGAGGAGATTTGCACGGTCCAGTCCGATTGGGTGATTGCAGATGAGCAGTTACGAGCAGATGTTAAGTCAGCGATAGTGGATTCTGTTATGCCTGCATATAGAGGCTTAATTGGGAGATTGAGATCATCTCCTGAAGCTGCCCGAgacttgttcatcaaatacaccCCAGAGGATGTTCAGGCACGCATCCAACATCTATTTGAAGGAGTGGCCAAGTGATTAGTTAGTTATGTGATTTTATTGCTATAGCTATTTTAGCGGATATCACAACCTTAGTTATGGTGACATTCTGGGCTCAATGATGTGTTGCAAAAAGGCTGGACTTTGTCTTAGATGAGGAAATGCTATCGGATCCAGCTATGTAAATTTGTAGGTGTTTCTGTATCAAGTATCAACTGGTAATTTTAACTTAATGTGTCGTATTGTTTGTTTATTATTATTGGCTTGATTTCTCCTTTAGCTATGAGTAATAATTAGGTGTGCTGTGTGTACTTTTTACTTAATTAGTTATCTTAGTATTTCATATTTAGTAACTTGACTTATGTGAACAAATTATAAAGCAGAACACTGTTTCAATACCACTTCCACAGCTTTTACAATGGCCAGTGGTATCAGTggggtttttcccttccccagaccccactcatgtgggagcctccggcactgggtctgccctttagtGGTATCAGTGATAGGCCCTATTCTAGGAACAATTACTAGTTAATCTAATATATTCTCTCCTCCTTTTTGCCCCAACTGATCCATCATGATTCTTAAATCTTCAATTTCATTTACCATTTGTGAATGGATTAGCATCATAAGGTTGTAAGAGAAAGTTGTTATGTGTTGATTGAACCACAATAAGGGATTCCATTAGGTAAACTATTAAAATTCACTTTTGAGAATGAATATGGAAGAAGATTAAGAAAGGTTACTTGAATACATCAAGCATTATATAGAATTACATGTAGAGATCTCTTACATGTATGCAAGTACATAACTGGAAAATCCAAGAGTTCAAGGATAGTTGACAGTTGACATAACTGAAAGACGAGTAGAATGCACACTATTTCTGAATATATTTGTGTTGTGCACTATTTTATTTGGTTATTCTAAGTTTCTAActgtgaagggcgggcctggtgcaagcggtagagtcttaccgcctatgaccgaaaggtcctgggttcgagtcgcagtctcctcgcattgcacaggcgagggtaaggcttgccactaacacccttcctcaGATCCCGCACAGAGTGagagctctttgcactgggtacgtcctttttATTCTAAGTTTCTAACTATGTATGGATTGGTCTTGGATTTTGACATATGCGCCCGTGAGACATAGCACATCCTTGAATTTAGTAATTAGCTCCTATGACTTACTCGGATTTCAAATATAAGTCCATTAGGAGTTAGGACAGCGAGTCTCAATATTGCACTTGGACTAGCAATATTTGTAAGAAAAAGTATTATCTTAAATAGAAATTGATacaggttatggagcggtttagagaacAGAAGAATGACCTCCacttggtttttattgacttggagaaggcttatgacaagatactaagaaatattatgtggtggtctttggacaaacataaagtcccatcaaagtacgtgaccctcgtCACGGACatatacaacaatgttgtgactagtgttcgaacaaacgatggtaacacagattactttccgattaaaattggacttcatcaaggatcagccttaagcccgtatctctttgccttgtaatggatgaggttaccaggaacataaaaggggatatcccttggtgtatattGTTCgccgatgatgtagtgttagtggatgaAAGCCAGGCGGGTGTAAAtgggaaactagagttatggcggcagacctttaagtctaaaggttttagattgagcagaactaaaaccgaatacatgagatgcgactttggtggagttgtacaggaggagggagatgtgagtttgaaaTGTCAAGTAGTGTCTAAGAaagatacctttcggtatctgggattgatgctacagagggatagaGATATtaatgcggacgttagccatagaatcaaagcagggtggatcaagtgacgacaagcttctggcattctctgtgataagagggtaccacaaaagctaaaagacaagttctatagaacgacgattagaccggcgattagaccggctatgttgtatggagcagaatgttggcctacaaagattcgacatgttcaacaactgagtgttgcagaaatatgtatgttgcgatggatttgcggtcacacaaaaatggatcgagttcggaagtatgatatacgtgatcgtctagaggtagcaccaattgaagaaaggcttgtccaacatcggttgagatggtttggccatgtccaaagaattgtggagtcctaagccatgctaataatatgaggagatgtagaggaagaccgaaattgacatggagaGGTAATAAAaaatacctagagatctatgtttgaatatgagtacttggaaagcaactattgaagtgcctgaaccgtgacttgaggctcttggtgggtttcaactatagcctaccccaacttgcttgagaCTGGaatgctatgttgttgttgtatgtTGTTGTCGTCTTTACGAGGAATCTAGGAGCATTAGACTTCCGTTGTTAATCTATATGAATTTTGGGATATTGATAACAATGAAAGTTAAAAACAGATTTAGGCAGTGGGGCCCTCCTGCCGGTCCTTTACCTCCTGGAAGCTCGATTTCAGAGAAGCCAGACTCCAAGATAGACTGTGTGCTGCAAAGAAACCCACCCTTTTACTTCTTTTAGATTGTAGACTCTCTTGCCTATCTCCAGTGCCCTCCTCAGGCTAAGCTAGACTTTGCTGTTTTGTTTGTACAGTTTTTAGTCTCTTGTACagctttctttccttttttttcaaTACAAATTTTACAGtgggggcctcccctgctgtTTTCttggttttaaaaaaaaaaggacaAACCCAGATGGACTTGTGTTTACGATAGGAGGAAGTATTTTTTTTTCCACGCAAACCTTTGTGTTGTTTCTCAAAGCTTGCCTTTTAGATTTCAACTACTtgcgccttgtttagatgccatccaaattccaaattttttcactctctctctgtcacatcaatttttagccgcttgtatggagtattaaatgtaggtaaaaaaataactaattgcacagtttagttcgaaatcacgagatgaatcttttgagcctagttggtccacgattggacaatatttgtcaaataagacgaaagtgctactattcatcgggttgaaattttttcacaatctaaacgaggccttgatGTATATTGGTTGAAAGAAAAGTCAAAGAGTACAATTGCCACGAAGTGATGTCTGGTGGCTGTGTGGTTGGATGTTGCTATCCTGAGATAAGCTCATTGTGACCCCCCAACAGCCACCAACAGCATAGATGGATGTAATGCTATGGTTTTGTCCGTATCCACCACCCATTGCACCTCGTACATAAATGGTGGTCTGTTGTGATTTTGCATCATTTGGAACATCAGTAACTCATCTGTATGGAGGTCAAGTTGGATGCATCTAGTGCTACTAGGAAGATAAAGTTTTGCATCCTTAATTTCAGATTCGCTTTCTGTGAGGTACGTTTCACACTCTTAGTTCTTTTATGATATGAATATGAATATGAAATGTTTGAACCGGTCCATTTTGCCAGCTAGAGACTGGAGATGATTGAACTGCGTTGCACCATCCTCTTCTATGATTTGCCCTGAAGGCTTAGGAGGCTCACAAATTTGAAGTTACAGATCCGCA
Coding sequences within:
- the LOC136453468 gene encoding exocyst complex component EXO70B1-like, whose product is MAEDGEEKLLATVQHIVQTLGRTDTMTEDILKVFSNYDGRLSLDKLYATRAAAAAAAVGGATGERSVPASPPMPPPPVAPSAAAAMPPVTSLERTVRTLDRQISQFVTMDRLIWADSADADAFLEAVDDLVGTVQELDAAGTNRGLLDRADELLSRCMARLEDEFRALIERPDDAAPQVPGGFGSDDSEEDYDADDGFGDEPIPIARPVSDFDIVIDALPPGSVSDVHQIARRMVDAGFGRECAEAYAAARRGFIDESVARLGIRSRTADEVHSLPWEELEFDIARWIPAFKMVFRILIPSERRLCDRVFEGLAPYGDLAFVAAVRTQALQLISFGDAVAAASRAPERLFRVIDMYEAVRDLLPDLDPVFSDPYSAALRAEVSAVCNTLGSSIKGIFMELENLIRRDPARVAVPGGGIHPITRYVMNYLRAACGSRQTLEEVMEGDLGAVGTAAIAVDPDRPTSSLAVHIAWIMDVLHKNLETKSKIYRDPPLASIFLMNNGKYIIHKVNDSELGVLLGDEWMKQMMSRVRRWSMEYQRGAWAKVISVLQTGGPGVGSITAKSMLQKMQMFNSYMEEICTVQSDWVIADEQLRADVKSAIVDSVMPAYRGLIGRLRSSPEAARDLFIKYTPEDVQARIQHLFEGVAK
- the LOC136453466 gene encoding laccase-3-like — its product is MRTGWADGPEFVTQCPIKPGGSYKYRFTIEGQEGTLWWHAHSSWLRATVYGALIIRPRENKTYPFAKPSREVPVILGEWWDANPIDVIREAQKTGGGPNVSDAFTINGQPGDLFKCSQKETTAIPVKAGETALLRFINAALNHELFVTIAQHKMTVVATDASYTKPFTTSVLMIAPGQTTDVLVTMDQAPTRYYIAARAYVSSQNVAFDNTTTTAIIEYDCGCASDFGPKIQPAFPALPDFNDTGTATAFAAGIKSPNRVKIHENVDEYLFFTVGLGLFNCKPGQLCKGPNNNTRFTASMNNVSFVFPKTDSLLHAHYYKTPGVFTTDFPAYPPVQFDYTAQNVSQALWQPVPGTKLYPLRFGSVVQVVLQDTSIVTPENHPIHIHGYDFFILAEGFGNFDPKKDVEKFNYVDPPQRNTVAVPVNGWAVIQFVADNPGVWIMHCHLDVHITWGLAMAFLVEDGYGELQSLEPPPVDLPMC
- the LOC136453467 gene encoding PRA1 family protein B2-like, with the protein product MASAATPAPLLPVTSTAAGGGSAPSSATGLSDAALATPAFRLFVSRLAETARRSLADRRPWTELLDRSAFSRPDSLSEATSRLRRNLGYFRVNYAAVVAFSLAASLLAHPFSLLVLLGILGAWCFLYVFRAPDQPVVLFGRTFTDRETLLGLVVASVLAFFLTSVASLIISGLLVGGTIVAAHGACRVPEDLFLDDPSAASNGNTTSRLISFLASPGSGV